One window from the genome of Metabacillus flavus encodes:
- the clpC gene encoding ATP-dependent protease ATP-binding subunit ClpC — protein MMFGRFTERAQKVLALAQEEAVRLGHNNIGTEHILLGLVREGEGIAAKALNALGLGSEKIQKEVESLIGRGQDISQTIHYTPRAKKVIELSMDEARKLGHSYVGTEHILLGLIREGEGVAARVLNNLGVSLNKARQQVLQLLGSNESSSGHQGGGMANANTPTLDSLARDLTVIAREGSLDPVIGRGKEIQRVIEVLSRRTKNNPVLIGEPGVGKTAIAEGLAQQIVQNEVPEILRDKRVMTLDMGTVVAGTKYRGEFEDRLKKVMDEIRQAGNIILFIDELHTLIGAGGAEGAIDASNILKPSLARGELQCIGATTLDEYRKYIEKDAALERRFQPITVDEPTVAESIQILSGLRDRYEAHHRVSITDEAIDAAVKLSDRYISDRFLPDKAIDLIDEAGSKVRLRSFTTPPNLKELEMKLEEVRKEKDAAVQSQEFEKAASLRDTEQRLREQLDETKKTWKEKQGQENSEVTVEDIAMVVSNWTGVPVSRLAQTETDKLLNMEQLLHSRVIGQDEAVVAVAKAVRRARAGLKDPKRPIGSFVFLGPTGVGKTELARALAESIFGDEDAMIRIDMSEYMEKHSTSRLVGSPPGYVGYEEGGQLTEKVRRKPYSVVLLDEIEKAHPDVFNILLQVLEDGRLTDSKGRTVDFRNTILIMTSNVGASELKRNKYVGFNVQDESQNYKDMKGKVMGELKKAFRPEFINRIDEIIVFHSLEKKHLKEIVTLMSGQLTKRLAEQDLSLSLTDAAIEKITEEGVDLEYGARPLRRAIQKHVEDRLSEELLRGNIDKGQSITLDVEGNDFVVKQAEKLNQ, from the coding sequence ATGATGTTCGGCAGATTTACAGAGAGAGCGCAAAAAGTACTGGCACTGGCTCAGGAAGAAGCCGTTAGACTGGGACATAACAATATTGGAACAGAACATATCCTTCTTGGTCTTGTACGCGAAGGAGAAGGAATTGCTGCAAAAGCTTTGAATGCACTTGGATTGGGTTCAGAGAAAATTCAAAAAGAAGTGGAAAGTCTGATTGGCAGAGGCCAGGATATTTCTCAAACCATCCATTACACTCCGCGTGCCAAAAAGGTCATTGAGCTTTCAATGGATGAAGCGCGCAAGCTTGGTCATTCCTATGTAGGAACAGAGCACATCCTTCTTGGGTTAATCCGCGAAGGTGAAGGAGTAGCAGCTCGAGTACTTAATAATCTGGGTGTAAGTTTAAACAAAGCAAGGCAGCAGGTTCTTCAGCTGCTCGGAAGCAATGAGTCCTCTTCCGGCCATCAGGGCGGAGGGATGGCGAATGCCAATACACCTACTTTAGATAGCCTGGCACGCGATTTAACGGTGATTGCACGCGAAGGAAGCCTTGATCCGGTTATCGGACGCGGGAAGGAAATTCAGCGTGTTATTGAGGTGCTAAGCCGCAGAACGAAGAACAACCCTGTCCTTATCGGGGAACCGGGTGTAGGTAAAACGGCGATTGCTGAAGGCCTTGCCCAGCAAATCGTTCAAAATGAAGTTCCGGAAATTCTTCGGGATAAGCGGGTAATGACACTTGATATGGGTACGGTTGTTGCCGGAACGAAATACCGCGGAGAATTTGAGGACCGCCTGAAAAAAGTGATGGATGAGATTCGCCAGGCAGGCAATATCATTCTTTTCATTGATGAGCTTCATACACTGATCGGTGCAGGCGGAGCAGAGGGAGCCATTGATGCTTCCAACATTCTGAAGCCGTCCCTTGCACGCGGTGAGCTTCAGTGCATCGGTGCTACAACTCTTGATGAATACCGTAAATATATTGAAAAAGATGCAGCGCTTGAAAGACGCTTCCAGCCTATTACAGTGGATGAACCGACTGTAGCGGAAAGTATTCAAATCCTGAGCGGCCTCCGCGACCGCTATGAAGCACATCACCGTGTTTCAATCACAGATGAAGCGATTGATGCAGCGGTTAAGCTTTCCGACCGTTACATCTCGGACCGATTCCTTCCGGATAAAGCAATCGATTTAATTGATGAAGCGGGATCTAAAGTGAGACTGCGTTCCTTCACTACACCTCCTAATTTGAAAGAATTAGAGATGAAGCTTGAAGAAGTAAGAAAAGAAAAGGATGCAGCTGTACAGAGCCAGGAATTTGAAAAAGCTGCTTCTTTACGCGATACAGAGCAAAGACTTCGTGAACAGCTGGATGAAACGAAGAAAACGTGGAAAGAAAAGCAGGGCCAGGAAAATTCTGAAGTGACGGTTGAAGATATTGCAATGGTCGTATCCAACTGGACAGGAGTTCCTGTATCACGCCTTGCCCAGACAGAAACAGATAAGCTTCTGAACATGGAGCAGCTTCTGCACTCCCGTGTAATCGGCCAGGATGAAGCAGTAGTCGCAGTAGCCAAGGCTGTCCGCAGAGCGAGAGCCGGCTTGAAGGATCCTAAGCGTCCAATCGGTTCATTCGTTTTCCTTGGACCAACGGGTGTTGGTAAAACAGAACTTGCACGCGCACTTGCAGAATCCATTTTCGGCGATGAGGATGCGATGATCCGCATCGACATGTCCGAATACATGGAGAAGCATTCAACCTCCCGTCTGGTTGGTTCACCTCCCGGATATGTAGGGTATGAAGAAGGGGGCCAGCTGACTGAGAAGGTTCGCCGCAAGCCATACTCCGTAGTCCTTCTGGATGAGATTGAAAAAGCTCACCCGGACGTCTTTAACATCCTGCTTCAAGTTCTTGAGGACGGCCGTTTGACTGATTCAAAAGGAAGAACTGTTGATTTCAGAAATACCATTCTGATCATGACATCCAACGTAGGAGCAAGCGAACTGAAACGGAATAAATATGTCGGCTTTAACGTTCAGGATGAAAGTCAGAACTACAAAGACATGAAGGGGAAAGTAATGGGCGAGCTGAAAAAAGCGTTCCGTCCTGAATTCATTAACCGGATTGACGAGATTATCGTGTTCCATTCCCTGGAGAAGAAACACTTGAAGGAAATCGTTACACTTATGTCCGGCCAGCTTACTAAACGTCTTGCAGAACAGGACCTATCCCTGTCGCTCACAGATGCTGCCATTGAAAAGATCACAGAGGAAGGCGTAGACCTTGAATATGGGGCGAGACCTCTTCGCAGAGCCATTCAGAAGCATGTAGAGGATCGTTTATCTGAAGAGCTTCTCAGAGGCAATATTGATAAAGGGCAAAGCATTACGCTTGACGTAGAAGGCAACGATTTTGTGGTGAAACAAGCAGAAAAATTAAATCAATAG
- a CDS encoding protein arginine kinase, which produces MSLQDFMNNAMSAWMSQEGPDSDIVLSSRVRLARNIEQFRFPTLASEEEFQNILKLFEEQFSDQTFPDIGSFVLLKMSELEPVQKRVLVEKHLISPSLADDSSFSGCLLSVNEEVSIMVNEEDHIRIQCLFPGLQVKEALEVAGKLDDWIEKEVDYAFDENRGYLTSCPTNVGTGMRASVMMHLPALALTKQMNRIVPAINQLGLVVRGIYGEGSEALGNLFQISNQITLGKSEEDIAEDLLSVVQQLIAQERSAREAVLQASKIQLEDRIYRSYGILANSRIIESKETARCLSDVRLGIDIGLIQNVSKNILNELMILTQPGFLQQYSGTGLTPDERDIRRAALIRERLKMEIDGG; this is translated from the coding sequence ATGTCATTGCAGGATTTTATGAACAATGCAATGAGTGCGTGGATGAGCCAGGAAGGCCCGGACTCAGACATCGTATTGAGCAGCAGAGTGAGACTTGCCCGGAATATAGAGCAGTTCCGCTTTCCAACCTTAGCATCAGAAGAAGAATTCCAGAACATTCTCAAGCTTTTCGAAGAACAGTTTTCAGATCAGACGTTTCCTGATATCGGGTCCTTCGTCCTGCTAAAGATGAGTGAGCTCGAACCCGTGCAAAAGAGGGTATTGGTGGAGAAGCATTTGATTAGTCCGAGTCTGGCAGATGACTCATCCTTCTCCGGATGCCTGCTTTCTGTTAATGAAGAAGTGAGTATCATGGTGAATGAAGAGGACCACATTCGAATACAATGTTTGTTCCCGGGTCTTCAAGTAAAAGAGGCACTTGAAGTGGCAGGGAAGCTTGATGACTGGATTGAAAAAGAAGTAGATTATGCTTTTGATGAGAATAGAGGATATCTGACAAGCTGTCCGACTAACGTAGGCACTGGGATGAGAGCATCTGTAATGATGCATCTTCCTGCACTCGCCTTGACGAAGCAAATGAACCGAATTGTACCGGCAATTAACCAGCTTGGTCTGGTTGTTAGAGGAATTTACGGGGAAGGCAGCGAAGCTTTAGGTAACCTATTCCAAATTTCAAACCAGATCACGCTTGGAAAGTCGGAAGAGGATATAGCCGAGGATCTTCTCAGTGTTGTTCAGCAATTAATTGCCCAGGAACGCTCTGCAAGAGAAGCGGTGCTGCAAGCATCAAAAATTCAGCTTGAGGATCGCATTTATCGGTCGTATGGCATTTTGGCTAACAGCAGGATCATTGAATCGAAAGAAACAGCGAGATGTTTATCCGATGTTAGATTGGGAATTGATATAGGACTAATACAAAACGTTTCCAAAAATATTTTAAATGAACTGATGATTTTAACACAGCCGGGTTTTCTGCAGCAGTATTCAGGTACTGGACTGACACCGGATGAGCGGGATATCCGCAGAGCCGCATTAATTCGTGAACGTTTAAAAATGGAGATAGATGGAGGCTGA
- a CDS encoding MgtC/SapB family protein, producing the protein METMKDIIISKEFTMMARIIFTAFLCGFIGAERELKGHPAGFRTHLIVGIGACLLMLLSLYGFEDYLEEYPSTQFDPSRIPSYVISGIGFLGAGTILVKGSSIHGLTTAASIWISAGLGLVIGAGMYMLACFTAIVVVMSLSLLNRVQWSFNKKKERERMKIKVQPEESLEEVLRALEHNDLVVYKMSINNSGNDQNEPVYILEVSKKDDWDS; encoded by the coding sequence ATGGAAACCATGAAGGATATTATCATATCTAAAGAATTTACGATGATGGCCAGAATTATTTTTACGGCTTTCCTATGCGGCTTTATTGGTGCAGAACGTGAATTGAAGGGGCATCCGGCAGGTTTTAGAACTCATTTAATTGTTGGTATAGGGGCATGTTTGCTGATGCTACTTTCTCTTTACGGGTTTGAAGACTACTTGGAGGAGTACCCCAGTACTCAATTTGATCCTTCCCGGATTCCATCCTATGTGATTAGCGGAATTGGCTTCCTGGGGGCTGGGACTATTTTAGTTAAGGGAAGCAGTATCCATGGGCTGACAACCGCTGCGTCCATTTGGATTTCGGCCGGACTGGGACTGGTGATAGGAGCCGGGATGTATATGCTTGCTTGTTTTACGGCAATTGTTGTAGTGATGAGCCTTTCTTTACTGAACCGCGTGCAATGGAGTTTTAATAAAAAGAAAGAAAGGGAAAGAATGAAAATAAAGGTGCAGCCAGAGGAAAGTCTGGAGGAAGTGCTGAGGGCATTGGAGCATAATGACCTGGTTGTGTATAAAATGAGCATAAATAATTCCGGCAATGATCAAAATGAACCGGTTTATATCTTAGAGGTATCAAAAAAGGACGATTGGGATTCGTAA
- the disA gene encoding DNA integrity scanning diadenylate cyclase DisA, with protein MLDKQKSARYLKDILRFIAPGTPIREGIENVLRAKTGGLIVLGYNEKVKDLVDGGFYIHSPFSPAHLYELAKMDGSIILSDSGQKILFANAQLVPDSSIPSSETGMRHRTAERVAKQSGCLVIAISQRRNVITLYHGEHKYSLRDIGVILVKANQAIQTLEKYKTVFDQSIASLNALEFEELVTYGEVLHVLHRIEMVLRIKNEIITYVNELGTEGRLIRLQMSELVTDIEGETMLLIKDYSLNRLQDPRSVLKQLQELANFDLLEDSVLFKLLGHPHYTNTEEQILPRGYRILSKIQRLPPSIIDNLVTKFLNLKLIFHASVEQLDEVEGIGEIRARKIKEGLKRMQQQSLIDR; from the coding sequence ATGTTGGATAAGCAGAAGTCTGCCAGATATTTGAAAGATATTTTGAGATTCATAGCTCCAGGAACACCAATCCGCGAGGGGATTGAGAACGTGCTCAGAGCCAAAACCGGCGGATTGATTGTGTTAGGTTACAATGAAAAAGTAAAGGATCTTGTGGACGGCGGTTTTTATATTCATTCTCCTTTTTCTCCTGCTCATCTGTACGAGCTGGCCAAAATGGACGGCTCCATCATTTTAAGTGATTCAGGACAAAAAATTCTTTTTGCCAATGCCCAGCTCGTGCCCGATTCGTCGATTCCCTCATCTGAGACCGGTATGAGGCACAGGACAGCTGAAAGAGTAGCAAAGCAGTCCGGATGCCTCGTAATTGCGATATCCCAGCGCAGAAATGTCATTACCCTTTACCATGGTGAGCATAAATACTCTCTTAGGGATATCGGGGTCATTTTGGTGAAAGCCAATCAGGCAATCCAGACCCTGGAGAAATACAAAACGGTTTTCGATCAATCGATAGCAAGCCTGAATGCACTGGAGTTTGAAGAGCTTGTGACCTATGGAGAAGTGCTGCATGTTCTCCACCGGATTGAAATGGTGCTTCGGATTAAGAACGAAATCATTACGTATGTGAATGAGCTTGGGACAGAGGGCCGTCTGATCCGCCTTCAGATGAGTGAGCTTGTTACGGATATCGAGGGCGAGACGATGCTGCTTATTAAGGACTACAGCTTGAACCGTCTTCAGGATCCCCGCTCCGTTCTTAAACAGCTTCAGGAATTGGCGAATTTTGATTTGCTGGAAGACTCCGTGCTTTTCAAACTGCTTGGCCATCCTCACTATACAAACACAGAGGAGCAGATTTTGCCGAGGGGCTACCGGATTCTCAGCAAGATTCAGCGTCTGCCCCCATCCATTATTGACAATCTTGTGACAAAGTTTCTCAATCTGAAACTTATCTTTCACGCATCCGTAGAACAGTTGGATGAGGTGGAGGGCATTGGTGAAATAAGAGCGAGAAAAATAAAAGAAGGCCTGAAAAGAATGCAGCAGCAGTCTTTGATTGACCGGTAA
- a CDS encoding UvrB/UvrC motif-containing protein: MICQECHERPATFHFTKVVNGEKAEVHICEHCAKENSNMMVFGSDGGFSINSLLSGLLNFETKLGKSDASSMYRAEEVRQCPRCKMTFREFGKAGRFGCPDCYRTFQSEITPILRKVHSGNTVHGGKIPKRIGGSIHLQKKMEELKKQMQHHISQEEFEKAAELRDEIKGIVRKMNADRGEEA, translated from the coding sequence TTGATTTGTCAGGAGTGCCATGAAAGACCGGCAACGTTCCATTTCACCAAAGTGGTTAATGGTGAAAAAGCAGAAGTGCATATTTGTGAACACTGTGCGAAAGAGAATAGTAATATGATGGTATTCGGAAGCGACGGCGGCTTTTCTATCAATTCCCTTTTATCAGGACTTCTAAATTTTGAAACGAAGCTTGGAAAGTCTGATGCATCCTCGATGTATCGGGCAGAGGAGGTTCGTCAATGCCCCCGCTGCAAGATGACGTTCCGTGAGTTCGGCAAGGCAGGCAGATTCGGATGTCCGGATTGCTATCGGACATTTCAAAGTGAAATTACGCCTATTTTAAGAAAGGTTCATAGCGGCAACACTGTTCATGGAGGCAAAATCCCTAAGCGCATTGGAGGAAGCATTCATCTCCAAAAGAAAATGGAAGAGCTGAAGAAGCAGATGCAGCATCACATTTCACAGGAGGAATTTGAAAAAGCAGCCGAGCTCAGGGACGAAATTAAAGGGATTGTCAGAAAAATGAATGCGGATAGAGGGGAGGAGGCTTAA
- the ispD gene encoding 2-C-methyl-D-erythritol 4-phosphate cytidylyltransferase — protein sequence MNYEVVIPAAGQGKRMNAGKNKQFIELEGKPVIAHTLSVFEADPSCTGIILVINEAERDEFMDMIERYSFSKIKKMAGGGAERQESVYNGLKHASEPIVFIHDGARPFIEYPILQELAAAAEREGAATLAVPVKDTIKRVEQGEVLETVERSSLWAVQTPQAFRLSEILHAHEDAELHHYQGTDDASLIERLDKKVQVITGSYANLKLTTPEDLLIADAILKQRKGEKLHDTNRTGI from the coding sequence ATGAACTATGAAGTTGTCATCCCGGCTGCGGGACAAGGAAAGCGAATGAATGCGGGAAAGAATAAGCAATTTATCGAGCTTGAAGGCAAGCCGGTTATTGCCCATACCCTATCCGTTTTTGAAGCAGACCCTTCCTGTACGGGAATCATCCTCGTGATCAACGAGGCAGAGCGGGACGAATTCATGGACATGATTGAGCGCTATTCCTTTTCCAAAATCAAAAAGATGGCAGGCGGCGGCGCCGAGCGTCAAGAGAGTGTATACAATGGGCTAAAACATGCATCGGAACCGATTGTTTTCATTCATGACGGTGCCAGACCCTTCATCGAGTATCCGATTCTGCAGGAACTTGCAGCAGCAGCCGAGCGGGAGGGTGCTGCTACACTTGCCGTACCTGTTAAAGATACGATTAAGCGGGTGGAACAGGGAGAAGTGCTGGAAACAGTTGAACGATCAAGCTTGTGGGCGGTGCAAACCCCACAGGCTTTTCGTCTTTCTGAGATCCTTCATGCCCATGAAGATGCCGAACTGCACCATTATCAAGGAACAGATGATGCCAGTCTGATTGAAAGACTGGATAAGAAAGTACAAGTTATAACAGGGTCTTATGCTAACCTGAAGCTGACTACACCGGAAGATCTGCTCATTGCAGATGCTATTCTTAAACAAAGGAAAGGGGAAAAACTTCATGATACGAATCGGACAGGGATTTGA
- a CDS encoding PIN/TRAM domain-containing protein, with translation MLQRIVQIFFLITGGVLGIFFMPALLKLMNLQDIPFLNTPYTLAILGAVIFFLATFWLVDYAVNWIKKWEESLVKAPVTDVLFGSLGLVFGLIIAFLLVNVIPFKDIPYLFSTIIPVFLTLLLGYLGFQVGFKKKDELIGLFSLPARINKKKGTSEDEPEYEEKKLKILDTSVIIDGRIADICQTGFLEGTIVIPQFVLGELQHIADSSDVLKRNRGRRGLDILNRIQKELAIKVEIYEGDFEEIQEVDSKLVKLAKLTSGVVVTNDFNLNKVCELQNVAVFNINDLANAVKPVVLPGEEMKVQVIKDGKEHNQGVAYLDDGTMIVVEDGRNYIGKHIDVLVTSVLQTSAGRMIFAKPKLLEKAL, from the coding sequence ATGTTACAGCGAATCGTTCAAATCTTCTTTCTGATTACAGGAGGAGTATTGGGAATCTTTTTTATGCCCGCATTACTAAAACTTATGAATCTACAGGACATACCTTTTTTGAATACACCGTATACACTCGCGATTTTAGGAGCCGTCATTTTCTTCCTGGCAACTTTCTGGCTTGTGGATTACGCTGTTAATTGGATTAAGAAGTGGGAAGAGTCCCTTGTAAAAGCTCCGGTAACAGATGTACTTTTCGGAAGTCTCGGATTGGTTTTTGGACTCATAATTGCTTTTCTTCTTGTTAATGTTATTCCGTTTAAAGATATTCCGTATCTGTTCAGCACGATCATTCCTGTGTTTCTGACCCTGCTGCTTGGCTATCTAGGATTTCAGGTAGGGTTTAAGAAGAAGGATGAACTGATTGGTCTATTCTCATTGCCGGCCCGCATTAATAAGAAAAAGGGAACCAGTGAAGATGAACCAGAGTATGAGGAGAAGAAGCTGAAAATCCTCGATACAAGCGTCATTATTGACGGGAGAATTGCAGATATCTGCCAGACCGGTTTTCTTGAAGGCACCATTGTCATCCCTCAATTCGTACTTGGAGAGCTTCAGCATATTGCTGATTCATCCGATGTGCTGAAAAGAAACAGAGGCCGCAGGGGTCTTGATATTTTAAACCGCATACAAAAGGAATTGGCTATTAAAGTTGAGATTTACGAAGGCGATTTTGAAGAGATTCAGGAAGTGGACAGCAAGCTTGTAAAACTGGCTAAGCTGACTTCAGGTGTTGTTGTAACCAATGATTTCAACTTGAATAAGGTTTGCGAGCTTCAAAATGTAGCGGTATTCAACATTAATGATTTAGCTAATGCTGTGAAGCCGGTTGTTCTTCCGGGTGAAGAGATGAAGGTACAGGTCATCAAAGACGGGAAAGAACACAATCAGGGCGTAGCTTATTTGGATGATGGAACTATGATTGTCGTAGAAGACGGACGCAATTACATCGGCAAGCACATCGATGTCCTTGTAACATCCGTATTGCAGACTTCTGCAGGACGAATGATTTTTGCCAAACCAAAGCTTCTTGAAAAAGCGCTCTAA
- the radA gene encoding DNA repair protein RadA — protein sequence MAKTKTKFMCQSCGYESAKWMGKCPGCGAWNTMNEETFKTGTGTGSRRAAFQHTAQTAQKASPITKIETSSEPRIMTKMKELNRVLGNGIVKGSLVLIGGDPGIGKSTLLLQVSSQLADLGNRVLYISGEESVKQTKLRADRLDVSSDELLVLAETDMEFITKAIDESGPAFVVIDSIQTVYQSEITSAPGSVSQVRECTAELMRIAKTKGIAIFIVGHVTKEGSIAGPRLLEHMVDAVLYFEGERHHTYRILRAVKNRFGSTNEMGIFEMKEAGLAEVLNPSEIFLEERSKGAAGSTVVASMEGTRPVLVEIQALISPTSFGNPRRMATGIDHNRVPLLMAVLEKRVGLLLQNQDAYLKVAGGVKLDEPAIDLAVAVSIASSFRDVPTNPMDIIIGEVGLTGEVRRVSRIEQRVQEAAKLGFKRVILPEANIGGWTPPDGIKIIGVKSVAEALQHSLGG from the coding sequence ATGGCAAAAACGAAAACGAAATTTATGTGCCAGTCATGCGGCTATGAGTCTGCGAAATGGATGGGGAAATGTCCCGGATGCGGCGCGTGGAATACGATGAACGAAGAAACGTTTAAAACAGGCACCGGAACTGGCTCAAGAAGAGCTGCCTTTCAGCATACCGCTCAGACCGCTCAAAAGGCATCTCCCATAACAAAAATTGAAACATCATCAGAACCGCGCATTATGACAAAAATGAAGGAATTGAACCGTGTCCTTGGCAACGGAATTGTAAAGGGCTCTCTAGTTCTGATCGGGGGAGATCCCGGTATCGGGAAATCCACGCTGCTTCTCCAGGTATCCTCCCAGCTCGCTGATTTGGGTAACCGGGTTCTTTATATTTCCGGGGAGGAATCCGTTAAGCAGACAAAGCTTCGAGCGGACCGCCTTGATGTTTCATCAGATGAGCTGCTCGTTTTAGCTGAAACCGATATGGAATTTATCACGAAAGCCATTGATGAATCCGGGCCGGCTTTTGTCGTTATTGATTCCATTCAAACCGTATATCAGAGCGAGATTACCTCTGCACCTGGAAGTGTTTCGCAAGTAAGGGAATGTACAGCAGAATTGATGAGAATTGCGAAGACGAAGGGAATCGCAATTTTTATCGTAGGCCATGTTACAAAGGAAGGCTCCATAGCGGGTCCGCGTCTGCTTGAGCATATGGTGGATGCTGTTCTGTATTTTGAAGGCGAACGCCATCATACATATCGGATTCTCCGTGCAGTAAAAAACCGCTTCGGTTCCACCAATGAGATGGGTATTTTTGAAATGAAGGAAGCGGGCCTTGCTGAAGTTTTGAATCCATCGGAAATTTTCCTGGAGGAGAGGTCAAAAGGGGCTGCAGGCTCAACAGTTGTTGCATCGATGGAAGGAACGAGGCCTGTCCTCGTCGAAATACAAGCATTAATCTCTCCGACAAGTTTTGGAAATCCAAGGAGGATGGCAACGGGGATTGACCATAACCGGGTGCCGCTTTTGATGGCGGTTCTCGAAAAGCGCGTCGGTCTGCTTCTTCAAAACCAGGATGCCTACTTGAAAGTAGCGGGCGGAGTGAAGCTGGATGAACCGGCAATTGATCTCGCTGTTGCAGTAAGCATTGCTTCGAGCTTCCGCGATGTGCCGACCAATCCGATGGATATCATTATCGGCGAAGTGGGTTTGACTGGAGAGGTGAGAAGAGTTTCAAGAATTGAACAAAGAGTTCAGGAGGCCGCCAAGCTTGGCTTTAAGCGGGTGATTTTGCCTGAAGCCAATATCGGAGGCTGGACGCCGCCTGATGGTATTAAGATAATTGGAGTCAAAAGCGTAGCGGAAGCCTTGCAGCATTCACTGGGGGGATGA
- a CDS encoding CtsR family transcriptional regulator: MRNISDIIEQYLKQVLDMSEEEIVELKRSEIADKFQCVPSQINYVINTRFTVERGYMVESKRGGGGYIRIIKVQSNDEAHLLDQILELAGDRIPQASAEDIVMRLAAEQVITPREAKIMISVMDRSVLYVDLPLRDELRSRMLKAMLTSLKYK, encoded by the coding sequence ATGAGAAACATTTCGGATATTATCGAGCAGTATTTAAAGCAGGTCCTCGATATGAGTGAAGAAGAAATCGTTGAACTGAAGAGAAGCGAGATTGCCGATAAGTTCCAGTGTGTGCCCTCTCAGATTAATTATGTGATTAATACCCGCTTTACTGTCGAACGGGGATATATGGTTGAAAGCAAGCGCGGAGGCGGAGGCTACATCAGGATTATTAAAGTTCAGTCCAACGATGAGGCCCATCTTCTGGATCAGATTTTGGAGCTTGCAGGGGACAGAATTCCGCAGGCATCTGCAGAGGATATTGTTATGAGGCTGGCAGCGGAGCAGGTTATAACTCCGCGTGAAGCTAAGATTATGATAAGTGTGATGGATCGTTCAGTTCTTTATGTAGATTTGCCTTTAAGAGATGAATTACGGTCAAGAATGCTAAAGGCAATGCTGACGTCCCTTAAATATAAATAA
- the ispF gene encoding 2-C-methyl-D-erythritol 2,4-cyclodiphosphate synthase, which yields MIRIGQGFDVHQLTEGRPLIIGGIEIPYEKGLLGHSDADVLLHTVADAVLGAIGEGDIGRHFPDTDPEFKDADSAKLLQYVWNLVKEKGYKLGNADCTIIAQKPKMAPYIGQMRDRIAFLLEADPSQVNVKATTTEKLGFTGRQEGIAAQAAVLLIKE from the coding sequence ATGATACGAATCGGACAGGGATTTGACGTTCACCAGCTTACAGAGGGGCGGCCTTTAATTATTGGAGGAATCGAAATTCCCTATGAAAAAGGGCTGCTTGGACATTCTGATGCAGATGTTCTGCTTCACACAGTAGCGGATGCTGTCCTTGGAGCGATAGGCGAAGGGGATATCGGCAGGCATTTCCCTGATACAGACCCGGAATTTAAAGATGCGGACTCAGCGAAGCTGCTTCAGTATGTATGGAATCTTGTGAAAGAGAAAGGCTATAAACTCGGAAATGCGGACTGCACAATCATTGCTCAGAAACCAAAAATGGCTCCATATATCGGCCAGATGAGGGATCGAATTGCATTTCTTCTGGAAGCAGACCCTTCCCAAGTGAACGTGAAGGCAACAACCACAGAAAAACTCGGATTCACCGGACGCCAGGAAGGAATTGCAGCACAGGCTGCCGTCCTGCTTATTAAGGAATAA